The proteins below come from a single Isoptericola dokdonensis DS-3 genomic window:
- a CDS encoding site-2 protease family protein, which produces MPPRSPGWTVGRIVGAPVIITRSWVIAVVVLTVLFAPNLRAVAPRMDLVGVAVVSFSFVVLLSGSVFCHEAAHALAAHARGRRVDEVALTLWGGHTAYSGTERPGDNALVAIVGPLTNLALAAVFWGAFQAQSSLDVPALLLYAGAFSNAFVGVFNLLPGLPLDGGQVLSSAVWAATGSRSKGDLVAGWAGRVVGVGVVAVALLWPLTQGRQADVVTVMCAALIGAFLWSGASAAMRNGQRRDVVDRITVASLMTPAVVLPSGAAVVDAGRAAAGRGEVSVVVVADDGAPSGWVDPRAAAQVPAGQAETVGIESVLVPFGTAVPVDVGASGADLLDHLARTSGGVRVVPVVADGRVVGVLDVARVAAAVRPDARP; this is translated from the coding sequence GTGCCTCCCCGTTCCCCCGGCTGGACCGTCGGCCGCATCGTCGGCGCCCCGGTGATCATCACCCGCTCCTGGGTCATCGCCGTCGTGGTCCTCACCGTCCTGTTCGCCCCGAACTTGCGTGCCGTCGCCCCGCGCATGGACCTCGTCGGCGTCGCCGTGGTGTCGTTCTCGTTCGTCGTCCTGCTGTCCGGCTCCGTGTTCTGCCACGAGGCCGCCCACGCGCTCGCCGCGCACGCCCGCGGCCGTCGCGTCGACGAGGTGGCGCTCACCCTCTGGGGCGGGCACACCGCCTACTCCGGCACCGAGCGTCCAGGAGACAACGCCCTGGTCGCGATCGTCGGCCCGCTGACCAACCTGGCGCTCGCGGCGGTCTTCTGGGGGGCGTTCCAGGCCCAGTCGTCGTTGGACGTGCCCGCGCTGCTCCTCTACGCGGGGGCGTTCTCCAACGCGTTCGTCGGGGTGTTCAACCTGCTGCCCGGTCTGCCGCTCGACGGCGGGCAGGTGCTGTCGTCGGCGGTGTGGGCCGCCACCGGGTCCCGTTCGAAGGGTGACCTGGTCGCGGGCTGGGCCGGGCGCGTCGTGGGCGTCGGCGTCGTCGCGGTGGCGCTGCTGTGGCCGCTCACGCAGGGCCGCCAGGCCGACGTGGTCACCGTGATGTGTGCGGCGCTCATCGGCGCGTTCCTCTGGTCCGGGGCCTCCGCCGCGATGCGCAACGGGCAGCGCCGCGACGTCGTCGACCGGATCACCGTGGCCTCGCTCATGACCCCCGCCGTCGTGCTCCCCAGCGGCGCTGCGGTCGTGGACGCCGGTCGGGCCGCGGCCGGGCGCGGCGAGGTCTCCGTCGTCGTGGTCGCCGACGACGGCGCGCCCTCCGGGTGGGTCGACCCGCGCGCCGCGGCCCAGGTCCCGGCCGGGCAGGCCGAGACCGTCGGGATCGAGTCCGTCCTCGTGCCGTTCGGCACCGCGGTTCCCGTCGACGTCGGCGCGAGCGGTGCCGACCTGCTCGACCACCTGGCCCGCACCTCGGGCGGCGTGCGCGTCGTACCCGTCGTCGCGGACGGCCGTGTCGTGGGCGTCCTCGACGTCGCCCGGGTCGCCGCGGCGGTGCGGCCCGACGCCCGCCCGTAG
- a CDS encoding SpoIIE family protein phosphatase, with protein MSDWFESAVRGGECADLARGVDWSRTPLGDPSTWAPALRSAVELCFSTRFAVLVTWGPELTMIYNDGYREMLGTDLHPQAMGASAAELWGHVWADIGPLFTEVLATGTPTWDVDLLLWMQRSGYTEETRFTFSYSPLRDEDAVVRGVLDIATETTDQVVDRRRLALLGRLATALQGHRDQVDDTARIVTEVLGGNQDITAAHLYRGDDPVATIGPAPDAATTLLARVHRTGRAVWHDHLLATPVGDGRPDGPAEVLLLRGNPHRPLDAAHRGFLELVAATIGTALAEGAAHRRRIARMRTVSDALQHAMVPDTPPSSRWETRYRPADDTLFVGGDWFDVVELPDGRFGLVVGDCVGHGVDAATSMGRLSSAGRALMLSGAGPARTLELLDDFARTVPGTEFTTVFCGVVDRAAGTLTYSSAGHLPGLVVHDGCERSAWLEDAQGTPLTLHRGPRPERTTRLSRGDTVVLYTDGLVERRGEHLRTGLDRLVDVAREACRGEVLADLPDHLLGGMLPTGARDDVAIVVYRAD; from the coding sequence GTGTCCGACTGGTTCGAGTCCGCCGTCCGCGGCGGCGAGTGCGCAGACCTCGCGCGAGGGGTCGACTGGTCGCGCACTCCCCTCGGCGACCCGTCGACCTGGGCGCCCGCCCTGCGCAGCGCCGTCGAGCTGTGCTTCAGCACCCGGTTCGCCGTGCTGGTCACCTGGGGACCCGAGCTCACGATGATCTACAACGACGGCTACCGCGAGATGCTCGGCACCGACCTCCACCCCCAGGCGATGGGCGCGTCGGCGGCCGAGCTGTGGGGGCACGTCTGGGCCGACATCGGCCCGCTGTTCACCGAGGTCCTGGCCACGGGCACCCCGACGTGGGACGTCGACCTGCTGCTGTGGATGCAACGCTCCGGCTACACCGAGGAGACCCGCTTCACCTTCTCGTACAGCCCGCTGCGCGACGAGGACGCCGTCGTCCGCGGCGTGCTGGACATCGCGACCGAGACGACCGACCAGGTGGTGGACCGGCGTCGGCTCGCCCTGCTGGGCAGGCTCGCGACCGCCCTGCAGGGGCACCGCGACCAGGTCGACGACACGGCCCGCATCGTCACGGAGGTCCTGGGCGGCAACCAGGACATCACCGCCGCCCACCTCTACCGCGGCGACGACCCCGTCGCGACCATCGGGCCCGCACCGGACGCGGCGACCACGCTGCTCGCCCGGGTCCACCGCACGGGCCGGGCCGTCTGGCACGACCACCTGCTGGCCACCCCCGTGGGCGACGGCCGACCGGACGGCCCCGCCGAGGTGCTGCTGCTCCGCGGCAACCCGCACCGCCCCCTCGACGCGGCCCACCGGGGCTTCCTCGAGCTGGTGGCCGCCACGATCGGCACCGCACTCGCCGAGGGCGCCGCGCACCGCCGCCGGATCGCCCGCATGCGGACCGTCAGCGACGCCCTGCAGCACGCCATGGTGCCGGACACGCCGCCGTCGTCGCGCTGGGAGACCCGCTACCGGCCGGCGGACGACACCCTCTTCGTCGGCGGGGACTGGTTCGACGTCGTCGAGCTGCCGGACGGGCGGTTCGGGCTGGTGGTCGGCGACTGCGTCGGCCACGGCGTCGACGCCGCCACCAGCATGGGCCGCCTCAGCAGCGCCGGGCGTGCGCTCATGCTGTCGGGGGCGGGGCCCGCCCGCACGCTCGAGCTGCTCGACGACTTCGCCCGCACCGTGCCCGGCACCGAGTTCACCACCGTGTTCTGCGGGGTCGTCGACCGGGCCGCCGGGACCCTCACCTACTCGAGCGCCGGCCACCTGCCGGGACTGGTCGTCCACGACGGCTGCGAGCGGTCGGCGTGGCTCGAGGACGCGCAGGGCACGCCGCTCACCCTGCACCGCGGCCCCCGGCCCGAACGGACCACCAGGCTGTCCCGGGGCGACACCGTCGTGCTGTACACCGACGGCCTCGTCGAACGTCGCGGCGAGCACCTCCGCACCGGCCTCGACCGCCTCGTCGACGTCGCCCGCGAGGCGTGCCGGGGCGAGGTGCTCGCCGACCTCCCCGACCATCTGCTCGGCGGGATGCTGCCCACCGGGGCTCGCGACGACGTCGCGATCGTCGTCTACCGCGCCGACTGA
- a CDS encoding tRNA (adenine-N1)-methyltransferase gives MTSSPATGADERRGPLRVGDKVQLTDPKGRMHTITLNEHATFHTHKGYFRHADLIGKPEGWVVTNTAGIEYLVLRPLLSDFVLSMPRGAAVVYPKDAGQIVQMADIFPGARVVEAGVGSGALTMSLLRAVGDAGELHSIERREDFAAIARGNVETFFGGEHPAWRLHIGDLADRVADVVEPGTVDRVVLDMLAPWENVDAVAGALAPGGVLVCYVATATQLSRTAEDLRADGRFSEPVAWESMVRGWHLEGLAVRPQHRMIGHTGFLVSARRLADGVVPPERKRRPAKGAHPGPAEEWTEEDLGERPVSDKKIRKVRREVGQAPEQTA, from the coding sequence GTGACTTCCTCTCCCGCCACCGGTGCTGACGAGCGGCGCGGCCCGCTGCGCGTCGGCGACAAGGTCCAGCTCACCGACCCCAAGGGTCGGATGCACACGATCACGCTGAACGAGCACGCGACCTTCCACACCCACAAGGGCTACTTCCGCCACGCCGACCTCATCGGCAAGCCCGAGGGGTGGGTCGTCACCAACACGGCCGGCATCGAGTACCTCGTGCTGCGGCCCCTGCTCAGCGACTTCGTGCTGTCGATGCCGCGCGGCGCCGCCGTGGTCTACCCCAAGGACGCGGGGCAGATCGTGCAGATGGCGGACATCTTCCCCGGCGCGCGCGTCGTCGAGGCGGGCGTCGGCTCCGGCGCCCTGACGATGTCGTTGCTGCGCGCCGTCGGCGACGCCGGCGAGCTGCACTCGATCGAGCGGCGTGAGGACTTCGCGGCCATCGCACGCGGCAACGTCGAGACGTTCTTCGGCGGCGAGCACCCGGCGTGGCGGCTGCACATCGGCGACCTCGCCGACCGGGTCGCCGACGTCGTGGAGCCCGGCACCGTGGACCGCGTCGTGCTGGACATGCTCGCGCCGTGGGAGAACGTCGACGCCGTCGCCGGAGCCCTCGCCCCCGGCGGCGTGCTCGTCTGCTACGTCGCCACCGCCACCCAGCTGTCCCGCACGGCGGAGGACCTGCGCGCCGACGGCCGGTTCTCCGAGCCGGTCGCGTGGGAGTCGATGGTCCGCGGCTGGCACCTCGAGGGTCTCGCCGTGCGCCCGCAGCACCGCATGATCGGGCACACCGGGTTCCTCGTCAGCGCCCGCCGTCTCGCCGACGGCGTGGTGCCGCCGGAGCGCAAGCGTCGGCCCGCCAAGGGGGCGCACCCCGGCCCGGCCGAGGAGTGGACCGAGGAGGACCTCGGCGAGCGCCCCGTGTCGGACAAGAAGATCCGCAAGGTGCGGCGCGAGGTCGGGCAGGCCCCCGAGCAGACCGCCTGA
- the prcB gene encoding proteasome subunit beta, which produces MTTAAEAAGRLPDAFLRPGSSSFVEFLADHAPDLLPGRRPTPGGAPGADLAPHATTIVALTFGGPGAPRGVVLAGDRRATMGHLIASREIEKVFPADEFSAVGIAGSAGIAVEMVRLFQLELEHYEKIEGSLLSLDGKANRLSTMIRGNLPLAMQGLAVVPLFAGYDLDRGTGRLFSFDVTGGRYEEHDHHSVGSGSVFARGALKKLWRPGLDAADAVAVAVEALYDAADDDSATGGPDTVRRIWPVVATVDVEGYQRVADDDLAVVVERIVADRRGGDAGGVRA; this is translated from the coding sequence GTGACGACTGCCGCTGAGGCCGCCGGCCGCCTGCCCGACGCGTTCCTGCGGCCGGGGTCGAGCTCGTTCGTGGAGTTCCTCGCGGACCACGCGCCCGACCTCCTCCCGGGTCGCCGCCCGACGCCGGGCGGGGCGCCGGGCGCAGACCTCGCCCCCCACGCGACCACCATCGTGGCGCTGACGTTCGGCGGGCCGGGGGCGCCGCGCGGCGTCGTCCTGGCGGGCGACCGGCGCGCCACGATGGGTCACCTCATCGCGAGCCGCGAGATCGAGAAGGTCTTCCCGGCGGACGAGTTCTCGGCCGTGGGCATCGCTGGCTCGGCGGGGATCGCCGTGGAGATGGTGCGCCTGTTCCAGCTCGAGCTGGAGCACTACGAGAAGATCGAGGGCTCCCTGCTGTCGCTCGACGGCAAGGCGAACCGGCTGTCGACCATGATCCGCGGGAACCTGCCGCTGGCCATGCAGGGCCTGGCCGTCGTGCCGCTCTTCGCCGGCTACGACCTGGACCGCGGCACCGGCCGGCTGTTCAGCTTCGACGTCACCGGCGGTCGCTACGAGGAGCACGACCACCACTCGGTGGGATCGGGCTCGGTGTTCGCGCGCGGCGCGCTGAAGAAGCTGTGGCGCCCCGGCCTGGACGCCGCGGACGCCGTGGCCGTGGCCGTGGAGGCGCTCTACGACGCCGCCGACGACGACAGCGCCACCGGGGGGCCGGACACCGTCCGGCGCATCTGGCCCGTCGTGGCCACGGTGGACGTGGAGGGCTACCAGCGGGTGGCCGACGACGACCTGGCCGTGGTCGTGGAACGGATCGTCGCGGACCGTCGCGGCGGGGACGCGGGAGGGGTGCGCGCATGA
- the prcA gene encoding proteasome subunit alpha: MSMPFYVSPEQLMKDRADFARKGIARGRSVVVLAHDDGIAFATENPSRALHKISEIYDRIAFAAVGKYNEFENLRVAGVRYADLRGYSYDRADVTARGLANAYAQTLGTVFTTESKPLEVELVVAEVGASPAEDQVYRLSYDGSVADEHGFVVMGGQAEHLTARVRDGWSEGMGLAEALRLAVRTLGAVSADGTVVPAGEERDIPAAGLEVAVLDRRRPRRAFRRLQGEALAGLLAGDEN; this comes from the coding sequence ATGAGCATGCCGTTCTACGTCTCGCCCGAGCAGCTGATGAAGGACCGGGCGGACTTCGCCCGCAAGGGCATCGCCCGCGGCCGGTCCGTCGTCGTCCTGGCCCACGACGACGGCATCGCGTTCGCGACGGAGAACCCGTCCCGGGCGCTGCACAAGATCTCGGAGATCTACGACCGCATCGCGTTCGCCGCCGTGGGCAAGTACAACGAGTTCGAGAACCTGCGGGTGGCGGGCGTGCGCTACGCCGACCTGCGCGGGTACTCCTACGACCGAGCGGACGTCACGGCCCGCGGGCTGGCGAACGCGTACGCCCAGACCCTCGGCACGGTGTTCACCACCGAGTCGAAGCCGCTCGAGGTGGAGCTGGTGGTGGCCGAGGTGGGCGCCTCCCCGGCCGAGGACCAGGTGTACCGCCTGTCCTACGACGGGTCCGTGGCCGACGAGCACGGGTTCGTCGTCATGGGCGGGCAGGCCGAGCACCTCACCGCCCGGGTGCGGGACGGCTGGTCGGAGGGCATGGGCCTGGCGGAGGCGCTGCGGCTCGCGGTGCGCACGCTCGGCGCGGTGTCGGCGGACGGCACGGTCGTGCCCGCCGGCGAGGAGCGCGACATCCCGGCCGCCGGCCTGGAGGTCGCCGTGCTGGACCGGCGCCGCCCGCGGCGCGCGTTCCGGCGGCTCCAGGGCGAGGCGCTCGCGGGCCTGCTGGCCGGCGACGAGAACTGA
- the dop gene encoding depupylase/deamidase Dop, translated as MGIETEYGVLSPGRPMANPMLMSSQVVTTYRASVQGGRPGHPPARWDYDDEDPLADARGFHLQRASAHPSLLTDDPDAPAPSGPTASDGPTQTVERPTTEEYDDPSAANCILTNGARLYVDHAHPEYSSPEVTNPRDAVVWDVAGERVMLAASRRLAQVPDAEVVLYKNNVDGKGASYGTHENFLVDRRLSFGTLVDVLTPFLVTRQVFTGSGRVGLGATGDEAGFQLSQRADYMEAEVGLETTLRRPIVNTRDEPHADRARWRRLHLIIGDANHLEVATFLKLGTTSLVLWVAEHLDELAEAGVPAAAELAALRLADPVGDVRRVSRDLGLRRPLDLADGGTATALEVQAAYADIVGRALAALGTDDDSVEVLQRWRSVLDRLAVDPGACAREVEWVAKLRLLERMRTRDGLAWDHPRLRALDLQWSDVRPERGVYHRLLTAGAVERLVSEDDVAHAVHHPPTDTRAWFRGEVMERYADEVSAASWDSVIFDVPGTASLQRVPMPDPLRGTRAHIGPLLDASPDAAALLAGLRGDT; from the coding sequence ATGGGCATCGAGACCGAGTACGGGGTGCTGTCCCCGGGGCGCCCGATGGCCAACCCGATGCTCATGAGCTCCCAGGTCGTGACGACCTACCGTGCGAGCGTGCAGGGGGGGCGCCCCGGCCACCCGCCGGCACGCTGGGACTACGACGACGAGGACCCTCTCGCCGACGCCCGCGGGTTCCACCTGCAGCGGGCCTCCGCGCACCCGTCGCTGCTCACCGACGACCCGGACGCCCCCGCGCCGTCCGGCCCGACGGCGTCGGACGGCCCGACCCAGACGGTGGAGCGTCCCACCACCGAGGAGTACGACGACCCGAGCGCGGCGAACTGCATCCTCACCAACGGGGCGCGACTGTACGTGGACCACGCGCACCCGGAGTACTCGTCGCCCGAGGTGACGAACCCGCGGGACGCGGTGGTGTGGGACGTGGCCGGCGAACGGGTGATGCTCGCCGCCAGCCGGCGCCTCGCGCAGGTGCCGGACGCCGAGGTGGTGCTCTACAAGAACAACGTGGACGGCAAGGGCGCCAGCTACGGCACGCACGAGAACTTCCTCGTCGACCGGCGGCTGTCCTTCGGCACCCTGGTCGACGTCCTCACGCCGTTCCTCGTGACCCGCCAGGTGTTCACCGGGTCGGGCCGGGTGGGGCTCGGCGCGACGGGGGACGAGGCGGGGTTCCAGCTCTCCCAGCGCGCCGACTACATGGAGGCCGAGGTGGGCCTGGAGACCACGCTGCGGCGCCCCATCGTCAACACCCGTGACGAGCCGCACGCGGACCGCGCGCGCTGGCGCCGGCTGCACCTCATCATCGGCGACGCGAACCACCTGGAGGTCGCCACCTTCCTCAAGCTGGGCACCACGTCGCTGGTCCTGTGGGTGGCCGAGCACCTCGACGAGCTCGCCGAGGCGGGGGTGCCCGCGGCCGCCGAGCTCGCGGCGCTGCGCCTGGCCGACCCGGTGGGCGACGTCCGCCGGGTGTCGCGCGACCTCGGGCTGCGCCGCCCGCTGGACCTCGCCGACGGCGGCACCGCCACGGCGCTGGAGGTCCAGGCCGCGTACGCCGACATCGTGGGGCGGGCGCTGGCCGCGCTCGGCACCGACGACGACTCGGTGGAGGTCCTGCAGCGCTGGCGCTCGGTGCTGGACCGTCTCGCCGTCGACCCGGGTGCCTGCGCGCGGGAGGTCGAGTGGGTCGCGAAGCTGCGGCTGCTGGAGCGCATGCGCACGCGCGACGGCCTGGCGTGGGACCACCCGCGCCTGCGGGCGCTGGACCTGCAGTGGTCGGACGTGCGCCCCGAGCGCGGCGTCTACCACCGGCTGCTGACGGCGGGTGCAGTCGAGCGGCTGGTGTCGGAGGACGACGTCGCGCACGCCGTGCACCACCCGCCCACCGACACGCGCGCGTGGTTCCGCGGCGAGGTGATGGAGCGGTACGCCGACGAGGTGTCGGCCGCCAGCTGGGACTCGGTCATCTTCGACGTGCCCGGGACGGCGTCCCTGCAGCGCGTGCCGATGCCCGACCCCCTGCGCGGCACCCGGGCGCACATCGGCCCCCTGCTGGACGCGAGCCCGGACGCGGCCGCCCTGCTGGCGGGTCTGCGCGGCGACACGTGA
- the pafA gene encoding Pup--protein ligase, which produces MDRRIFGLETEYGVTCAAEDGRGLSADEVARYLFRKVVAWGRSSNVFLRNGSRLYLDVGSHPEYATAECDDVRQLVAYDRGGERILEGLVADAQQRLEHEGLPGKVHLFKNNTDSAGNSYGCHENYLVRRQGDFSRLSDVLVPFLITRQVLTGAGKVLPTPRGATYCLSQRADHIWEAVSSATTRSRPIINTRDEPHADAEHYRRLHVIVGDSSMSESTTMLKVGATDLVLRLVEAGVPVRDLSLENPIRAIREISHDSTGLHLVQLANGRTATAVDIQAEYYQRVREHVDAHVDPTPQVKQVLDLWERGLRALESGDLSLVDRELDWVIKLRLIDRYRAKHGLELDDPRIARLDLAYHDISRTEGLYNLLAARGMVERIVTDLEVFESTAVPPQTTRAKLRGDFVRAAQDARRDYTVDWVHLKLNDQAQRTVLCKDPFRSVDERVERLIESM; this is translated from the coding sequence ATGGACCGACGCATCTTCGGGCTGGAGACGGAGTACGGGGTGACGTGCGCGGCCGAGGACGGCCGTGGTCTGAGCGCGGACGAGGTGGCGCGCTACCTGTTCCGCAAGGTCGTCGCGTGGGGCCGGTCGTCGAACGTGTTCCTGCGCAACGGGTCCCGGCTGTACCTCGACGTCGGCTCGCACCCGGAGTACGCGACGGCCGAGTGCGACGACGTCCGCCAGCTCGTGGCGTACGACCGGGGCGGTGAGCGGATCCTCGAGGGCCTGGTCGCGGACGCCCAGCAGCGCCTGGAGCACGAGGGGCTGCCGGGCAAGGTCCACCTGTTCAAGAACAACACGGACTCGGCCGGCAACAGCTACGGCTGCCACGAGAACTACCTGGTGCGCCGGCAGGGCGACTTCTCCCGGCTGAGCGACGTGCTCGTGCCGTTCCTCATCACCCGGCAGGTGCTCACGGGCGCGGGCAAGGTGCTGCCGACCCCGCGCGGAGCGACGTACTGCCTGTCCCAGCGGGCCGACCACATCTGGGAGGCCGTCTCCAGCGCGACGACGCGGTCGCGCCCGATCATCAACACGCGCGACGAGCCGCACGCGGACGCCGAGCACTACCGGCGCCTGCACGTCATCGTCGGCGACTCGTCGATGTCGGAGTCGACGACGATGCTCAAGGTCGGCGCGACCGACCTCGTGCTGCGGCTGGTCGAGGCCGGCGTCCCGGTGCGCGACCTCAGCCTGGAGAACCCGATCCGGGCGATCCGGGAGATCAGCCACGACTCCACCGGGCTGCACCTCGTCCAGCTCGCGAACGGGCGCACCGCGACGGCCGTCGACATCCAGGCCGAGTACTACCAGCGGGTGCGGGAGCACGTGGACGCGCACGTGGACCCCACCCCGCAGGTGAAGCAGGTGCTGGACCTGTGGGAGCGGGGGCTGCGCGCGCTGGAGTCGGGGGACCTCAGCCTGGTGGACCGCGAGCTCGACTGGGTGATCAAGCTGCGGCTCATCGACCGCTACCGGGCCAAGCACGGGCTGGAGCTCGACGACCCGCGGATCGCCCGGCTCGACCTCGCCTACCACGACATCTCCCGCACCGAGGGGCTGTACAACCTGCTCGCCGCCCGCGGCATGGTGGAACGGATCGTCACGGACCTCGAGGTGTTCGAGTCGACGGCCGTCCCGCCGCAGACGACGCGCGCCAAGCTGCGCGGCGACTTCGTCCGGGCCGCCCAGGACGCGCGCCGCGACTACACGGTCGACTGGGTGCACCTCAAGCTCAACGACCAGGCGCAGCGCACGGTGCTGTGCAAGGACCCGTTCCGCAGCGTCGACGAGCGGGTGGAGCGGCTCATCGAGTCGATGTGA
- the arc gene encoding proteasome ATPase — protein sequence MTDNPARPDAVVTPAGRDAQLALLVAKNERLADALRAARDQIVELKKQIDDLAKPPGTYATFLAAHDDGSVDVMSSGRKMHLQASPSLDLTGVRAGQEVKLNEAMTVVSAGGFERTGELVTVKELLGEDRVLVVGRADEERVVRLAGSLAGAPLRVGDSLTVDVRSGFVFEIVPKSEVEELVLEEVPDIAYEDIGGLGPQIEAIRDAVELPFSHPDLFREHGLRPPKGVLLYGPPGCGKTLIAKAVASSLSTMVSAERDGEPSAKSYFLNVKGPELLNKYVGETERHIRLIFARAREKASQGMPVVVFFDEMESLFRTRGTGLSSDVETTIVPQLLAEIDGVERLDNVIVIGASNREDMIDPAILRPGRLDVKIKIERPDAEGAKEIFAKYLTTDLPINADDLTVHGGDRGLAVDAMIRSVVERMYAEDEDNQFLEVTYASGDKETLYFKDFNSGAMIQNVVDRAKKSAIKDLLATGNRGIRVEHLLSACVDEFHENEDLPNTTNPDDWARISGKKGERIVFIRTIFQKKGEQGAPRTIDTVSSTGQYL from the coding sequence ATGACCGACAACCCTGCCCGCCCGGACGCCGTGGTCACGCCCGCGGGGCGTGACGCCCAGCTGGCCCTGCTGGTCGCCAAGAACGAACGCCTCGCCGACGCCCTGCGCGCTGCCCGCGACCAGATCGTCGAGCTGAAGAAGCAGATCGACGACCTCGCCAAGCCTCCGGGCACGTACGCCACGTTCCTCGCCGCCCACGACGACGGGTCGGTCGACGTCATGTCGTCGGGCCGCAAGATGCACCTCCAGGCCAGCCCCAGCCTCGACCTGACCGGCGTGCGCGCGGGCCAGGAGGTCAAGCTCAACGAGGCGATGACGGTCGTGTCCGCCGGCGGCTTCGAGCGCACCGGCGAGCTCGTCACGGTCAAGGAGCTGCTCGGCGAGGACCGGGTCCTGGTCGTCGGCCGCGCCGACGAGGAGCGGGTCGTGCGGCTCGCGGGGTCGCTCGCCGGGGCGCCGCTGCGCGTCGGCGACTCGTTGACGGTCGACGTCCGCAGCGGTTTCGTGTTCGAGATCGTCCCGAAGTCCGAGGTCGAGGAGCTGGTCCTCGAAGAGGTCCCGGACATCGCGTACGAGGACATCGGCGGGCTCGGGCCGCAGATCGAGGCGATCCGGGACGCCGTCGAGCTGCCGTTCTCCCACCCGGACCTGTTCCGCGAGCACGGTCTGCGCCCGCCGAAGGGCGTGCTGCTGTACGGCCCGCCGGGATGCGGCAAGACGCTCATCGCCAAGGCGGTGGCGAGCTCCCTGTCCACCATGGTCTCGGCGGAGCGCGACGGCGAGCCGTCGGCCAAGAGCTACTTCCTCAACGTCAAGGGCCCCGAGCTGCTCAACAAGTACGTCGGCGAGACGGAGCGGCACATCCGGCTGATCTTCGCCCGGGCCCGCGAGAAGGCGTCCCAGGGCATGCCGGTCGTCGTGTTCTTCGACGAGATGGAGTCCCTGTTCCGCACCCGCGGCACCGGGCTGTCGTCCGACGTCGAGACGACGATCGTGCCGCAGCTCCTCGCGGAGATCGACGGCGTGGAGCGGCTCGACAACGTCATCGTCATCGGCGCCTCCAACCGCGAGGACATGATCGACCCGGCGATCCTGCGCCCCGGCCGCCTCGACGTGAAGATCAAGATCGAGCGGCCGGACGCCGAGGGCGCGAAGGAGATCTTCGCGAAGTACCTCACCACCGACCTGCCGATCAACGCCGACGACCTCACGGTGCACGGCGGCGACCGAGGTCTCGCCGTGGACGCGATGATCCGTTCGGTCGTCGAGCGCATGTACGCCGAGGACGAGGACAACCAGTTCCTCGAGGTCACCTACGCCAGCGGCGACAAGGAGACCCTGTACTTCAAGGACTTCAACTCCGGCGCGATGATCCAGAACGTCGTCGACCGGGCGAAGAAGTCCGCGATCAAGGACCTCCTCGCCACGGGCAACCGCGGCATCCGCGTCGAGCACCTGCTGTCGGCGTGCGTCGACGAGTTCCACGAGAACGAGGACCTGCCCAACACCACGAACCCCGACGACTGGGCGCGGATCAGCGGCAAGAAGGGCGAGCGCATCGTCTTCATCCGCACGATCTTCCAGAAGAAGGGCGAGCAGGGCGCACCTCGCACCATCGACACGGTGAGCTCGACCGGTCAGTACCTCTGA
- a CDS encoding ubiquitin-like protein Pup, with product MAGQERISGQHDDRTPDDDAQDPPPAAAPQTSERDAEVDSLLEEIDEVLESNAESFVRGFVQKGGQ from the coding sequence ATGGCCGGTCAGGAACGGATCTCGGGACAGCACGACGACCGCACGCCCGACGACGACGCCCAGGACCCGCCGCCCGCGGCGGCCCCCCAGACCTCGGAGCGCGACGCCGAGGTGGACTCCCTGCTCGAGGAGATCGACGAGGTGCTGGAGTCGAACGCCGAGTCGTTCGTGCGCGGCTTCGTCCAGAAGGGCGGTCAGTGA